The Calditrichota bacterium genome includes the window TTCATCGCATCCAGGTTCATTAAGAAGAACATGAAGTTGTACCTCGCGGTAGGCAGGGTTATAATGATGCTGATGCCCGTACCAATCATTAAGCGAAATATGCATTTCAACTGCACCATGAAAAAGTACGCCGTTAAGCTCAAACCGGGCACCCTGATAATCCGGGCCTTCATGTTCATTTAATCTCCCGGATGAAATTATTTTTAAGGTACTCTGCCCCCAACTAAGAATCTGATCTGTAGCGGCGTAGTACTCCCAAAACCTGTATAGATTGGTTTCTTGCATTTAAGGTTTTCCATTAATAAATTCCAATCGTTACAATAAATCACATTTGGAATATAACACATGGAATACAAAACTTCAAACGAAATAAATAAAGCAAAAGAAATTTCAGACCGGATTGATTTTATCCGTCGCCAAAACAATTTAACCCAGGAACAACTGGCGGTGGAACTGAATATCAGCCAACCGGCAGTTAGTAAATATCTAAAAGAACGCATTCCGCCGTCAGATGTATTATTAAAACTGGCCAGATTGGGTCAAACAACCATCGAATGGATTTTAAGTGGGGAAAAAAGATATTTCTATGAAGATCAAGCCAGCCGGGTAAAGGATAATGAAGATACTTATTCGGTGGATACGGATATAATTCTTGCCAGGAAAATTGCATTACTGCCAACTGAAGCAAAAAAAACAATCAGTGATATGATTGATTTGCTGTTAAGTTATTGCAGGTAACGCCGGGCTGACACAAAATGCTCAACATAGTAGGTTGCAGTTAAATTATCAATAACTACACCGCGAGAGCTTGAGGCATGAATAAAGCGGTTCTGCCCGATGTAAATTCCAACATGATCCACACCGCGCCCGCGAATGTTTTTAAAAAACAACAGATCCCCGCATTTAAGCCAGTTACCTCTTACAAAAGTACCGGAACCATACATGGCCTCAGTTGTGCGGGATAATTTATAGTTAAATACCTGAAGATAAATCTGTTGTACAAACCCGGAACAATCAACACCGTTTTTTGTATTTCCACCATATAAATATGGCGTACCCATCCAGGGCTTAGATGCAGAAACTATATTATGACAAGGCCGGTTTTCATCTGAAGTTTTAAATCGGGAAGAGCGGTCAATTATTGAAACGCATGAACTGATCAAAAAAGCAAGTAATAAAAGGGGCAAATAGTTGAAATATTTCTTGCTGCAGATTATGGATTGCAAATCCGAGAATATCTTTTTCAACTTATTTATGACCTTATTTGTAATTATCTAATATTCTCTTTTTTGAATATAATCGCTTAACTCAAGCATTATTTTTTTATGATCGGATTCCGGGAAATGCGATAAGCACTGATATGCTTTTTCAAAATAATCATTGGTCAAATTATTTATTTCATCCAAAACACCTTCGCTGTGAAGCGCCTTTCGGTAGGCTCCCAAGTCCAGTTTATTAAAAGCATCTGCTCCAAGTTTTTGACGCAGTTTAATACTCAAAATGGTCTGCTTGTGCATTTCAAAATCCGAACCCACTTTTTTGCCCAGCTGTGATTGGTCTGCAACAATATCTAAAATATCATCCTGAAGCTGAAAACCCATGCCAAGGTTGTGGCCAAAATCGTAAAGCAGTTTTTCCTTTTCTTTATCAGCACCGGCTACCATCGCGCCCAATTGGCAGGACATCCGGATCAAAGCCGCGGTTTTTCGTTCAATCATATCCAAATATTGTATATCCGTAATAGAGCTGTTTTCTTCAAACATTTTATCCAACCCCTGGCCTTCACAGATAATAATCATTGCTTCTGTAAAACGGTCTGCCAAATCGGCCCTGTTTTTTACCGGGCTTTGCAAAA containing:
- a CDS encoding polyprenyl synthetase family protein — translated: MPLQEKLSPYLQLIDQEMNSLTTYQDVPLFYDPIYYVLELSGKKIRPLMVMLSCGIAGGDTKSASYAAAAVELLHNFTLVHDDIMDQDETRRGKETVHIKWDVNTAILSGDGLLGFAFQKLLQSPVKNRADLADRFTEAMIIICEGQGLDKMFEENSSITDIQYLDMIERKTAALIRMSCQLGAMVAGADKEKEKLLYDFGHNLGMGFQLQDDILDIVADQSQLGKKVGSDFEMHKQTILSIKLRQKLGADAFNKLDLGAYRKALHSEGVLDEINNLTNDYFEKAYQCLSHFPESDHKKIMLELSDYIQKREY
- a CDS encoding helix-turn-helix transcriptional regulator produces the protein MEYKTSNEINKAKEISDRIDFIRRQNNLTQEQLAVELNISQPAVSKYLKERIPPSDVLLKLARLGQTTIEWILSGEKRYFYEDQASRVKDNEDTYSVDTDIILARKIALLPTEAKKTISDMIDLLLSYCR
- a CDS encoding C40 family peptidase, encoding MKKIFSDLQSIICSKKYFNYLPLLLLAFLISSCVSIIDRSSRFKTSDENRPCHNIVSASKPWMGTPYLYGGNTKNGVDCSGFVQQIYLQVFNYKLSRTTEAMYGSGTFVRGNWLKCGDLLFFKNIRGRGVDHVGIYIGQNRFIHASSSRGVVIDNLTATYYVEHFVSARRYLQ